TCAGCCACGCCGCCATTGGCTACCACTTCGGCTCACGCGAAGCCCTACTCACCCAGGCACTGGTCGAGGCGGTCGACGAACTCGACGCCGCCCTCGCCGCCAGCCCCGGCGCGACCGACCCGCAAGAACGCTGGCAGGCACTGATCGACAGCTTCACCACCCACCGGGCACTATGGGTCGCCCAACTGGAGGCCGTCGTCCAGGCCGAACGCTCCCAGACAGTGCGCGAGCACCTCGCCGAGGGCCAACGACGGGCGCGCGAAGGCCTCGGCGGATCAGTCCCCCTCGCCCTTCTCGGCGGCCTCATGCTGCAATGGCTGGTCGACCCCGACAACGCCCCCACCGGCACGCAAGTCATCGACGGCCTCCGCGACCTCACCCAGTGATGCGAGAACCACACGGTGCACACCACCCGCGAACACAGACTCCGCAACCGGCGACCTCATCCGGGGTCGCGCCACCACCGCACCCGACGCCAACTCGCCTGACAGGCAAGGCAATCTGAGCGAGGGTTGGACCGTGCCTCAAGCGGATACTCACCCATGCGCGGAGAAGTCACACAGAGGACACCAGCAGAATGCCGGGCAGCGGCGGGCACTGCTCTGGACTACTCAGGCTGACGGGTTCTGTCCGTACCTCCGTGAAGTCGGTGGTGTCAGGAGCTTTGCGGAGTAGGCCAGGGTCGGCCGTCAGGTGCCTGGCCGGGGCGGCCGGCGAGGACGTAGTCGCGGTAGCCGTCGCCAGCCATGGACTGGTTCACCCAGCGTTCGCGCACGGCTCCAGTTCGGTCTGCGGCAGCGTCCAGTGCGGCAGCTGGGTCGCTAGTGGTTGCGACCAGGAGGCCGAAGTCCTCTTCCTCCGCATCGAACAGCGGAGGAAGAGAAACCAGGTCGTAGGTCTGGGGTTCGGTGTCGAGAACGGCGTGGAGGTAGATCTCGTAGTTGCCCTCGGCGGGCCGTACCTCGACGTAGGAGACACCAATCCGGTCGGGAGATTCGGATGGCCCGAGGAGCTGCTCGATGGCACGTCCCCGCTTGAGGACACTGAGGAGGAATGGCCCTGCCAGGTATTGCACGTCGCAACACTAGGGGCTTTCCGTGACTGGTGGTTCCCTTCGCCTGTCCCTGGTGCGCGCCTGGTGAGCGGCAGGTGACAGGCTTGCGGGATGCTGATCGAGGGATACGACGACGGCCCGTTGGCTGCCGGGGAGTGTCTGCTGACTCGCCCCGGGTTCTGGTCGAATTACCTGCTGGAGTTTTGCGCTGGCGGGACGGATGTTGAGCGTGCTGCCCCGGAGTGGTTCGGCGATGACGGCGCTGATACCGAAGCCTTGTCCGAGACCCTCATGGACCCCGAATGGTGGCCTGTGTTCCGGGTGCCTGCCTCGGCTGGTCCCGGAATCGTCGTGGTGTACCGCAACTTGGTCGGCGACTACCGCACCGACTTCCTGCTCGTCCCCGAAGGTCAGAGCGGCGTACAACGGATCACCGGCTGGGAGGGGGAATTGTCGGGAACAGGGCTGATGTGGCAAGACCTGGTGAACATGGCGGACAATCCAGCACCCGGGGCGGTCGGGGTCGAGGACTGCGCCGCCCGCCTCCTTCTGGTCCTGCCCCTCCTAGGCGATCCCGACGTTCCGGACGGTGCCTCTGGGCGGGTGAGCGCCGCCCTTGCCGCAGTCGGAGTCCCGCAAGGCGCCGCGTCCAACACGGCGGACTACCTACTCGCTCGCCTGACGGACAGATCGTGGCACGATCCCACATGGGGTTCACCCCTGAGCGGTAGTTGAACCTGCCCCCGGACGGCCGACCACGACCGAGATGATCTTCGCGTGGCTGGTGTGATCACGGCGTCTGAGCCGTCTTGGATAGGCCCGTTCAGCGGGCTGAGCCCCGCGCTGCTTCGGCAAATTGGTGGCCGCTGTGAGGCGTGAGACCGCGGCCGGGCTCCACCGCGGTCGGCCCTGGGGGCTCCTGCTTGAGGATCGCATTCTGCTCGTCACGGTTTACTGACGAACGAACTTGACGATGCGTCAGATGGCTCCGGGTCAGGCATCAACATCTACGAACTCGGCGAGGACGGCCTCATCCAGGACGCCAAGGCGTACTTCAACCAGGCCGTCTTCCAGGTCCAGCTCGCCGACTAGGCCCGAACCGTGGCCTCCGGTGCGGGCTTTCAAGGATAGGCAGTACGAGCTCGTACCGGGGGCGCACCCCGGCCCACCGCGATACCCGGAGAAAACGACACGCATCGGAATTTTCATGAGAACCTGACCCAACTTCGTCACAAGGCCAGCGACAGATTCCCGTTCATCCGTCCGCACTTCATGAATTGTGGGTTCACCGGCTTTAAGGTCCCCCACCGCTGGTTGGTGCGGGGGCCTCGATGACATTACTGAGCTTGAACTCGTGAAGTCGTCGGGTTGAGGGATAGGCCGGTTCCGGCAAGGCATCCGTCGATGAGGTCGCTGCGGTACTGGATCGTGCGCAGGCCGCGCCGGACGGTCTGGACCAGGTGGTCTGGGCTGGTGAAAGCAACGTTGCTGAGCCAGCCGCGCCGCAGCAGGGACCAGATGCCCTCGACCGGGTTGAGATCCGGTGCGTAGGACGGCAGTTGGTAGACGGTCAGCCAGTCCCGATCGGCGGTCCACCTGCGGAGCCGAACGTCGAGGTGCACGTTCAGGTTGTCCCAGATGAGCACGATCGGGCCGCCGAGTTGTTGGTGAGCGACCTGTAGCAGGTCGCGGTAGTCGGTCCAGGCGAAGGACTTGCGCCCGTCGCGCCGGCCGTCGTCGCGGCGGGGCCGGTAGATCAGGCGGGAGCGTTCGCCTGGTTTGTAGCAGGTCAGGGCGGCGATGGAGACGCGTCGGCGGGAGCGGCCACGGACCCGGATGACGGGGGTGTGCCCGCGTCGGGCCCACGTGCGGGCGATCGGCGGCGTCATCGAGAAGCCGGACTCGTCCTCGAAGACGATCCAGGCGTCGAGCGCCGCCGCGGTGTTTCCACCAGCGGCCAGGTCTCCTTCACCCAGCCAGTGATCGCCTCATCGTCACGCTCAAGGGCCCGTCTGGCCGGAATCTGACAGGAGAAACCGTGGCGGATCAGTAGCTT
The sequence above is drawn from the Streptomyces sp. NBC_01465 genome and encodes:
- a CDS encoding TetR/AcrR family transcriptional regulator, which produces MGNKQDLLDGAKQCLIERGWARTTVRDIATAAGVSHAAIGYHFGSREALLTQALVEAVDELDAALAASPGATDPQERWQALIDSFTTHRALWVAQLEAVVQAERSQTVREHLAEGQRRAREGLGGSVPLALLGGLMLQWLVDPDNAPTGTQVIDGLRDLTQ
- a CDS encoding IS630 family transposase (programmed frameshift) — translated: MRYAQGGGLTDERREFREGIRKVAAGRFARGEPSLVIAKDLRVSVRSVQRWRRSWAKGGPRALRSVGSASPPRLSEAQFLQLEAELAKGPMAHGWPDQRWTLTRVKTVIGRRFHKSYTIQGVRKLLIRHGFSCQIPARRALERDDEAITGWVKDLAAGGNTAAALDAWIVFEDESGFSMTPPIARTWARRGHTPVIRVRGRSRRRVSIAALTCYKPGERSRLIYRPRRDDGRRDGRKSFAWTDYRDLLQVAHQQLGGPIVLIWDNLNVHLDVRLRRWTADRDWLTVYQLPSYAPDLNPVEGIWSLLRRGWLSNVAFTSPDHLVQTVRRGLRTIQYRSDLIDGCLAGTGLSLNPTTSRVQAQ